The following coding sequences lie in one Alphaproteobacteria bacterium genomic window:
- a CDS encoding glycine betaine/L-proline ABC transporter ATP-binding protein — protein sequence MTGDAKVTCRGLWKVFGPHADRLFAGGRVPDEAALADGGHIAAVRDVSFDVATGEILMVMGLSGSGKSTLVRCLTRLIEPTAGAVLFDGVDLLSMGERALIDLRRHKMGMVFQHFGLLPHRTVLENVAFPLEIQGVPAHQRLDRAREMVALVGLGGREDYYPRELSGGQQQRVGIARSLAVEPEIWFLDEPFSALDPLIRREMQDEFLRLQQMLHKTIVFITHDFDEAVRLGDRIAIMRDGRVVQLGRPSALVLNPADDYVAQFTRAAPLEKLLTAGDVMDATAVPAHGMAAVAFDAKVETFARQALSDDADLTVLDAAGVPVGTITRGRLAETLFGAHQPVR from the coding sequence GTGACCGGTGACGCCAAGGTGACCTGCCGCGGCTTGTGGAAGGTGTTCGGCCCGCATGCCGATCGCCTGTTCGCTGGCGGGCGGGTACCGGACGAGGCCGCGCTCGCCGACGGCGGCCACATCGCCGCGGTCCGCGACGTCAGCTTCGACGTCGCCACCGGCGAGATCCTGATGGTGATGGGGCTCAGCGGATCGGGCAAGTCGACCCTGGTCCGCTGCCTGACCCGGCTGATCGAGCCGACGGCGGGCGCGGTGCTGTTCGACGGCGTCGACCTGCTGTCGATGGGCGAGCGGGCGCTGATCGACCTGCGGCGCCACAAGATGGGCATGGTGTTCCAGCACTTCGGCCTGCTGCCGCACCGCACGGTGCTGGAGAACGTCGCCTTCCCACTGGAGATCCAGGGCGTGCCGGCCCACCAGCGCCTCGACCGAGCCCGTGAGATGGTGGCCCTGGTCGGGCTGGGCGGGCGCGAGGACTACTACCCGCGCGAACTGTCGGGCGGTCAGCAGCAGCGGGTCGGCATCGCCCGCTCGCTGGCGGTCGAGCCCGAGATCTGGTTCCTCGACGAGCCGTTTTCCGCCCTCGATCCGCTGATCCGGCGCGAGATGCAGGACGAGTTCCTGCGCCTGCAGCAGATGCTGCACAAGACCATCGTGTTCATCACCCACGACTTCGACGAGGCGGTCCGCCTCGGCGATCGCATCGCCATCATGCGCGACGGCCGCGTGGTCCAGCTCGGCCGGCCGAGCGCGCTGGTGCTGAACCCGGCCGACGACTACGTCGCCCAGTTCACCCGCGCCGCGCCGTTGGAGAAGCTGCTGACCGCCGGCGACGTGATGGACGCGACGGCAGTGCCGGCGCACGGCATGGCCGCGGTGGCGTTCGACGCCAAGGTCGAGACCTTCGCCCGCCAGGCGCTGAGCGACGACGCCGACCTGACCGTGCTCGACGCGGCGGGCGTGCCGGTCGGCACGATCACGCGCGGCCGGCTGGCAGAGACCCTGTTCGGCGCACACCAGCCGGTCCGGTGA
- a CDS encoding autotransporter assembly complex family protein: MPYRVVLVRPDGAPEGLLDSDPLLEVLRQASELVALQDRVPQTDSALQSRIDTDRERMARVLRAEGYYDGTVDIAAAPPAGEDGTRQVTVTVNAGQRYGLRSFAIDNAYPPGTAFPIAVALDDIGIAIGDPATGEAIVGGQDRLVGVLADRGRPLAQVVDRMVVADHAAHAVDVTLTVDAGPEATFGPVAIEGLDAVEAALIRQRIGWREGEPYDQAAVDETRTTLAQLDVFGAVSIEPATDWVDADGRLPMLVRVTERAHRTIGGGLSYATSEGAGGQVYWQHRNLFGQAERLELRLAGTQRLVELAAEYRDNALLADPRYTVTAGITLDRERREGYSRRSLEAATGIAYALDDEITLSGGVRLAAREVDEEERGRDRFTLVGLPLALDYDLRDDAFNPTEGGLTRLTVEPLYIAPDPSLFALRASLRQTGYWAPLGDDGVVLAGWAEVGSIVGVARDTMPADERFYVGGGGSVRGYAYQFAGDIDDDGDPLGGQSMAAVGAEARFRFLEDFGAVLFIEGGRSFADSVPTFDRPLLWGAGAGARYFTDFGPLRLDVAVPLNRRAGVDDGFQLYISFGQAF; encoded by the coding sequence GTGCCTTACCGAGTCGTGCTGGTCCGGCCGGACGGCGCGCCGGAAGGGCTGCTCGACAGCGACCCGTTGCTCGAGGTCTTGCGGCAGGCGTCGGAGCTGGTCGCGCTGCAGGACCGGGTGCCGCAGACCGACTCCGCGCTGCAGAGCCGGATCGACACCGACCGCGAACGCATGGCGCGGGTGCTGCGCGCCGAGGGCTACTACGACGGCACCGTCGATATCGCCGCGGCGCCGCCGGCGGGCGAGGACGGCACGCGCCAGGTGACGGTGACCGTGAACGCGGGCCAGCGCTATGGCTTGAGGAGCTTTGCGATCGACAACGCCTACCCGCCGGGAACCGCGTTCCCCATAGCGGTCGCGCTCGACGACATCGGCATCGCCATCGGCGACCCGGCCACGGGCGAGGCCATCGTCGGCGGGCAGGACCGACTGGTCGGCGTGCTGGCCGACCGCGGCCGGCCGCTGGCGCAAGTGGTCGACCGCATGGTAGTCGCCGACCATGCCGCGCACGCGGTCGACGTCACGCTGACCGTCGATGCGGGCCCCGAGGCGACCTTCGGCCCGGTCGCCATCGAAGGCCTGGACGCGGTCGAGGCCGCGCTGATCCGCCAGCGGATCGGCTGGCGAGAGGGCGAGCCGTACGACCAGGCCGCGGTCGACGAGACCCGCACCACGCTGGCCCAGCTCGACGTGTTCGGCGCGGTCAGCATCGAGCCGGCGACGGACTGGGTCGACGCCGACGGCCGGCTGCCGATGCTGGTCCGCGTGACCGAGCGCGCACACCGTACGATCGGCGGCGGCCTGAGCTATGCCACCTCGGAAGGCGCGGGCGGCCAGGTCTACTGGCAACACCGCAACCTGTTCGGCCAGGCCGAGCGGCTGGAGTTGCGGCTGGCCGGCACCCAGCGGCTGGTCGAGCTGGCGGCGGAGTATCGCGACAACGCGCTGCTCGCCGACCCGCGCTACACCGTCACCGCCGGCATCACGCTCGACCGCGAGCGGCGCGAGGGCTACAGCCGCCGCTCGCTGGAGGCGGCGACCGGCATCGCCTATGCCCTGGACGACGAGATCACGCTCAGCGGCGGGGTGCGGCTGGCGGCGCGCGAGGTCGACGAGGAGGAGCGCGGCCGCGACCGCTTCACCCTGGTCGGGCTGCCGCTGGCGCTGGACTACGACCTGCGCGACGACGCCTTCAATCCGACCGAAGGCGGCCTGACCCGGCTGACCGTCGAGCCGCTGTACATCGCGCCGGACCCCAGCCTGTTCGCGCTGCGGGCCAGCCTGCGCCAGACCGGCTACTGGGCGCCGCTGGGCGACGACGGCGTGGTGCTGGCCGGCTGGGCCGAGGTCGGCTCGATCGTCGGCGTGGCGCGCGACACCATGCCGGCCGACGAGCGCTTCTATGTCGGCGGCGGCGGTTCGGTGCGCGGCTACGCCTATCAGTTCGCCGGCGACATCGACGACGACGGCGACCCGCTCGGCGGGCAGTCGATGGCGGCGGTCGGCGCGGAGGCGCGGTTCCGTTTCCTGGAGGACTTCGGCGCCGTGCTGTTCATCGAGGGCGGACGCTCGTTCGCGGATTCGGTGCCCACTTTCGACCGGCCGTTGCTGTGGGGCGCCGGCGCCGGCGCCCGCTATTTCACCGATTTCGGCCCGCTGCGCCTCGACGTGGCCGTGCCGCTGAACCGCCGTGCGGGCGTGGACGATGGCTTCCAGCTCTACATCAGCTTCGGCCAGGCGTTCTGA
- a CDS encoding electron transfer flavoprotein-ubiquinone oxidoreductase: MAREAMHFDVVIVGAGPAGLTAAIRLRQRAAETGRALSVCVIEKGSEVGAHILSGAVLEPRALNELLPDWAERGAPLENPVTDERFLYLSPRRALRLPTPPQMRNHGNHIVSLGRLCQWLAGEAEALGVEIFPGFAAAEVLFDEAGAVCGVATGDMGVGRDGTPGPNHQPGVELRARQTLFAEGCRGSLSETLMARFDLRAAVDPQTYAIGIKELWEVDTPDHRPGQVTHSIGWPLSHDVYGGSFVYHLKDNVVAAGFVVGLDYANPHLNPFEEFQRFKTHPRFRPLFAGGRRIAYGARALNEGGYQSVPRLTFPGGCLIGCAAGFMNVPKIKGTHTAMKSAMLAAEAVAAALDPAGDGQEASGPAVEAGSYRERLEASWVWPELRAVRNIRPAFRYGLLPGLAYSALDTYVLRGRAPWTLHHHPDHAQLRQAAASWPIDYPKPDGKVSFDRLSSVFLSNTNHEEDQPCHLTLKEPSVPVAFNLPLYDAPEQRYCPAGVYEIVHDGPDGAPRLQINAQNCVHCKTCDIKDPTQNIRWVTPEGGGGPNYAGM; this comes from the coding sequence ATGGCGCGCGAGGCGATGCACTTCGACGTGGTGATCGTCGGCGCCGGGCCGGCCGGTCTGACGGCCGCGATTCGCCTGCGCCAGCGCGCGGCGGAGACCGGGCGCGCGCTCAGCGTCTGCGTGATCGAGAAGGGCTCCGAGGTCGGCGCCCACATCCTGTCGGGCGCCGTGCTGGAACCGCGCGCGCTGAACGAGCTGCTGCCCGACTGGGCGGAGCGCGGGGCGCCGCTGGAGAATCCGGTGACCGACGAGCGCTTCCTCTATCTGTCGCCGCGCCGGGCCCTGCGCCTGCCGACTCCGCCGCAGATGCGCAATCACGGCAACCACATCGTCAGCCTGGGCCGGCTGTGCCAGTGGCTGGCCGGCGAGGCGGAAGCGCTGGGTGTCGAGATCTTTCCGGGCTTTGCCGCGGCCGAGGTGCTGTTCGACGAGGCCGGCGCGGTCTGCGGGGTCGCGACCGGCGACATGGGCGTCGGCCGCGATGGCACGCCGGGGCCGAACCACCAGCCGGGCGTGGAGCTGCGCGCCCGCCAGACCCTGTTCGCCGAGGGCTGCCGCGGTTCTCTGAGCGAGACGCTGATGGCCCGGTTCGACCTGCGCGCCGCCGTCGACCCGCAGACCTATGCCATCGGCATCAAGGAATTGTGGGAGGTCGACACCCCCGACCATCGTCCCGGCCAGGTGACCCATTCGATCGGCTGGCCGCTGTCGCACGACGTCTATGGCGGCTCGTTCGTCTATCACCTGAAGGACAACGTCGTCGCGGCAGGCTTCGTGGTCGGGCTCGACTACGCCAACCCGCATCTGAACCCGTTCGAGGAGTTCCAGCGCTTCAAGACGCACCCGCGCTTCCGGCCGCTGTTTGCCGGCGGCCGGCGCATCGCCTATGGCGCCCGGGCGCTGAACGAGGGCGGCTACCAGTCGGTCCCGCGGCTGACCTTCCCCGGCGGCTGCCTGATCGGCTGTGCCGCGGGCTTCATGAACGTGCCGAAGATCAAGGGCACTCACACCGCGATGAAGTCGGCGATGCTGGCGGCGGAGGCAGTGGCGGCGGCGCTGGACCCGGCCGGCGACGGCCAGGAGGCGAGCGGCCCGGCGGTCGAGGCCGGCTCCTATCGCGAGCGGCTTGAGGCGAGCTGGGTGTGGCCGGAACTGAGAGCCGTCCGCAACATCCGGCCGGCGTTCCGCTACGGCCTGTTGCCGGGACTGGCCTATTCGGCCCTCGATACCTATGTCCTGCGCGGGCGTGCGCCGTGGACCCTGCACCACCACCCCGACCACGCGCAGCTGCGGCAGGCGGCGGCGAGCTGGCCGATCGACTATCCGAAGCCCGACGGAAAGGTCAGCTTCGACCGGCTGTCCTCGGTGTTCCTGTCGAACACCAATCACGAGGAGGACCAGCCCTGTCACCTGACCCTGAAGGAACCGTCGGTGCCGGTGGCCTTCAACCTGCCGCTCTACGACGCACCGGAGCAACGCTACTGCCCGGCCGGGGTCTACGAGATCGTGCACGACGGGCCCGACGGCGCGCCGCGGCTGCAGATCAACGCGCAGAACTGCGTGCACTGCAAGACCTGCGACATCAAGGACCCGACCCAGAACATCCGCTGGGTGACGCCGGAAGGCGGCGGCGGACCGAACTATGCCGGCATGTGA
- the moaB gene encoding molybdenum cofactor biosynthesis protein B gives MSKAFWKIDESRPFLPVGIAVMTVSDSRTPETDKSGDTLCERLQAAGHRLAARTIVADEQAAIEAQLRAWIADEAIEVVLTTGGTGVTGRDVTPEAVEAVVEKHIPGFGELFRMLSYQTIGTSTVQSRATAGVANGTYIFALPGSPGACRDAWDGILVYQLDIRHRPCNFAELLPRLRETEPTSA, from the coding sequence ATGAGCAAGGCGTTCTGGAAGATCGACGAGAGCCGGCCGTTCCTGCCGGTCGGCATCGCGGTGATGACCGTGTCGGACAGCCGCACGCCGGAGACCGACAAGTCCGGCGACACGCTGTGCGAGCGGTTGCAGGCGGCGGGCCACCGGCTGGCCGCCCGCACCATCGTCGCCGACGAGCAGGCGGCGATCGAAGCGCAGCTGCGCGCCTGGATCGCCGACGAGGCGATCGAGGTGGTGCTGACCACCGGCGGCACCGGCGTCACCGGCCGCGACGTGACGCCGGAGGCGGTCGAAGCGGTGGTCGAGAAGCACATCCCCGGCTTCGGCGAGCTGTTCCGGATGCTGAGCTACCAGACCATCGGCACCTCGACCGTGCAGAGCCGCGCCACCGCCGGCGTCGCCAACGGCACCTACATCTTCGCCCTGCCCGGCTCGCCCGGCGCATGCCGCGACGCCTGGGACGGCATCCTGGTCTACCAGCTCGATATCCGGCACCGGCCCTGCAACTTCGCCGAGCTGCTGCCCCGGCTGCGCGAGACCGAGCCGACATCAGCCTGA
- a CDS encoding lytic transglycosylase domain-containing protein, with protein sequence MRRTARALASLGLVAAVTAAHAQDGDIEIFADVTGAGIGAGMDSVQLAAVPGYGALPLIARTDPTETLPGLGGPERSAERPLGLSDEQLYRQIFAAQEAGDLAIADGLIRQLGDTLLIGHVLHQRYMHPTAYRSSYGELAEWLRLYHDHPGAEEIYDLAVRRQGAGDPPPTPPSVTDALSAYGNGAAGRASAPVDVVRDSDGERAARSLLSSIRRSLRDEDRAGALATLAGGNGLLSSAEAGEARGLIAFNAFLNSADAEALEQAALAVAQAGNAAPSALWAGGLAAWRTGDYALARERFAALAASPYASRWTRTAGAYWAARAAIRAHAPNGVSALLRQAAQEPDTFYGMLAQHALGLHDPRSWTEAQGSDDVLGTVLAQPAARRGLALLQIGQPGLAEAEFRSLATGLNGQQMRALLAFAADSDMPSLAMRLAVAYAERGGEQVWAARYPVPRWLPANGLQLDHAVVLAIMRQESAFNSVAVSSAGARGLMQLMPRTARSMAQRLGIGSGDTAELADPAYNMALGQQFIQELRSYSWIGDDMFRILAAYNGGPGNLQRWLESGNFGNDPLLFIETIRAGETREYVERVMANLWAYRLRFGQPTPELDDIVGGDWPHYRNLNAQVSIASLPH encoded by the coding sequence ATGAGGCGAACGGCACGCGCACTGGCTTCGCTCGGCCTGGTGGCCGCGGTCACGGCAGCCCACGCGCAGGACGGCGACATCGAGATCTTCGCCGACGTCACCGGCGCGGGAATCGGCGCCGGTATGGACTCGGTCCAGCTCGCCGCCGTGCCCGGCTACGGCGCCCTGCCGCTGATCGCGCGGACCGATCCGACCGAGACCCTGCCCGGCCTCGGCGGGCCCGAGCGCAGCGCGGAGCGCCCGCTCGGCCTTTCCGACGAACAGCTCTATCGCCAGATCTTCGCCGCCCAGGAGGCGGGCGACCTCGCCATCGCCGACGGCCTGATCCGCCAGCTCGGCGACACCCTGCTGATCGGCCACGTGCTGCATCAGCGCTACATGCACCCCACCGCCTATCGCTCGTCCTACGGCGAGCTGGCCGAGTGGCTGCGGCTGTATCACGACCATCCCGGCGCCGAGGAGATCTACGACCTCGCCGTGCGCCGCCAGGGCGCCGGCGATCCGCCGCCGACGCCGCCGTCGGTCACCGATGCCCTGTCGGCCTACGGCAACGGCGCCGCCGGGCGGGCTTCCGCGCCGGTCGACGTGGTGCGCGATTCGGATGGCGAGCGGGCCGCCCGTTCGTTGCTGAGCTCGATCCGCCGCAGCCTGCGCGACGAGGACCGCGCCGGGGCGCTGGCGACGCTTGCCGGCGGCAATGGCCTGCTGTCGTCGGCCGAGGCCGGCGAGGCGCGCGGTCTGATCGCCTTCAACGCCTTCCTCAACTCGGCCGATGCCGAGGCGCTGGAGCAGGCGGCGCTGGCCGTCGCCCAGGCCGGGAACGCCGCGCCGAGCGCGCTGTGGGCCGGCGGGCTCGCGGCCTGGCGCACCGGCGACTACGCGCTGGCGCGCGAGCGCTTCGCCGCGCTGGCGGCCTCGCCCTATGCCTCGCGCTGGACCCGCACCGCCGGCGCCTACTGGGCCGCACGCGCCGCCATCCGCGCCCATGCGCCGAACGGCGTCAGCGCGCTGTTGCGCCAGGCAGCCCAGGAACCCGACACCTTCTACGGCATGCTGGCGCAGCATGCCCTCGGGCTGCACGACCCGCGCAGCTGGACCGAGGCGCAGGGCTCCGACGACGTGCTCGGCACGGTGCTCGCCCAGCCGGCGGCCCGCCGCGGCCTCGCGCTGCTGCAGATCGGCCAGCCGGGCCTGGCCGAGGCCGAGTTCCGCAGCCTGGCCACCGGGCTCAACGGCCAGCAGATGCGTGCGCTGCTGGCCTTTGCCGCCGATTCCGACATGCCGTCGCTGGCGATGCGGCTGGCCGTCGCCTATGCCGAGCGCGGCGGCGAGCAGGTCTGGGCCGCGCGCTACCCGGTGCCGCGCTGGCTGCCGGCCAACGGGCTGCAGCTCGACCACGCCGTCGTGCTGGCGATCATGCGTCAGGAATCGGCGTTCAACTCGGTCGCGGTCAGTTCGGCCGGCGCTCGCGGCCTGATGCAGCTGATGCCGCGCACCGCCCGCTCGATGGCCCAGCGGCTGGGCATCGGCAGCGGCGATACCGCCGAGCTCGCCGACCCCGCCTACAACATGGCGCTGGGCCAGCAGTTCATCCAGGAACTGCGCAGCTACAGCTGGATCGGCGACGACATGTTCCGCATCCTCGCCGCCTATAACGGCGGGCCCGGCAACTTGCAGCGCTGGCTGGAGAGCGGTAATTTCGGCAACGACCCGCTGCTGTTCATCGAAACCATCCGTGCCGGCGAAACCCGGGAGTATGTGGAACGGGTGATGGCCAATCTGTGGGCCTATCGCCTGCGCTTCGGACAGCCGACGCCGGAACTCGACGACATCGTCGGCGGCGACTGGCCGCACTACCGCAACCTGAACGCCCAGGTCAGCATCGCTTCCCTGCCGCACTGA
- a CDS encoding ABC transporter substrate-binding protein: MTGPKPFSRILVAALAAGTMLAGAAAAEVPESDEPIKVIVNNWTSQLVLANVAGTLLSGMGYEVEYVPSDTQLQVTAMGNGDMHLQVEVWEGTMRTPFETEVSAGRMADAGSHSAVTREEWWYPAYMEAACPGLPDWEALNGCAALFSTPETGDKGRYLAGPVDWEKPDRQRIEALGMNFEVVNAGQASTLWAELDAAYQREEPIVLFNWTPNWVEARFDGKFVEFPTWGEGCETDPSWGTNPDATYDCGNNANGWLKKGVWAGFAEEWPCAFELVGNIDFTNAMIADAAAMVDVDGMTVEEAAAAWIDANKATVDSWMPACGS; this comes from the coding sequence ATGACAGGACCGAAGCCGTTCAGCCGCATTCTGGTCGCCGCGCTCGCGGCCGGCACCATGCTCGCCGGAGCCGCCGCCGCCGAGGTGCCGGAATCCGACGAGCCGATCAAGGTGATCGTCAACAACTGGACCAGCCAGCTTGTGCTGGCCAACGTCGCCGGCACGCTGCTTTCCGGCATGGGCTACGAGGTCGAGTACGTGCCGTCGGACACCCAGCTGCAGGTCACGGCCATGGGCAACGGCGACATGCACCTGCAGGTCGAGGTGTGGGAAGGCACCATGCGCACGCCGTTCGAGACCGAGGTCTCCGCCGGCCGCATGGCCGACGCCGGATCGCACAGCGCGGTCACCCGCGAGGAATGGTGGTATCCCGCGTACATGGAAGCGGCCTGCCCCGGCCTGCCCGACTGGGAGGCGCTGAACGGCTGTGCAGCGCTGTTCTCCACGCCCGAGACCGGCGACAAGGGCCGCTATCTCGCCGGGCCGGTCGACTGGGAGAAGCCGGACCGCCAGCGCATCGAGGCACTGGGCATGAACTTCGAGGTGGTCAACGCCGGCCAGGCGTCGACGCTGTGGGCCGAGTTGGACGCCGCCTACCAGCGCGAGGAGCCGATCGTGCTGTTCAACTGGACGCCGAACTGGGTCGAGGCCCGCTTCGACGGCAAGTTCGTCGAGTTCCCGACCTGGGGCGAGGGCTGCGAGACCGACCCGTCCTGGGGCACGAACCCGGATGCCACCTACGACTGCGGCAACAATGCCAACGGTTGGCTGAAGAAGGGCGTGTGGGCCGGCTTCGCCGAGGAGTGGCCCTGCGCGTTCGAGCTGGTCGGCAACATCGACTTCACCAACGCCATGATCGCCGACGCTGCCGCCATGGTCGACGTCGACGGCATGACGGTCGAGGAGGCCGCCGCGGCGTGGATCGACGCGAACAAGGCCACCGTCGACAGCTGGATGCCGGCCTGCGGGTCCTAG
- a CDS encoding ABC transporter permease subunit, which produces MNGGALPDLAGRFGWLLAPVGVTLLALALPAAWTAQVADWTLPLARWIRGLFEWLGRELVFWTWTDAEGKEQAFAFRDITRGIAWLIEQPLNLSRSLFERGFRDFLGIKDLDIARLPWPFLTVMAGVFGHYVGGWRMAALGAGGFLYFVLFGVWDDAMKTFVLVIVTVPVAALAGLALGIAAARHPRFERVLTPFLDIMQSTPHFAYLVPVVVLFGFGLVPALIATAIFAAPPMVRCAILGIRTVPAPVAEAGTMAGTTARQQLWKVLLPAARPTLMVGVNQVIMQTLAMVVIASLIGAAGLGNALLHALEMLRIGVALELGLAIVVMAIVLDRLSQAYAQLKPQHREPGLGWLRRHPHLALALALGTVAILLGAVAEPLHSWPDDWSVTTAPVWDALVDWIATHLYEPLQAFRDFMLVSVLIPLRDALLWLPMPGVVALVAAIGWRVGGWRLGLLCAALMLFPALNGLWRPAMVTVYMIGSAVVLCILIGFPIGLAASRNDRVSRAVTIVCDTLQTFPSFIYLIPVVMLFKVSDLSAILAVIVYATVPMIRYTNLGLRGVSRETVEAATAMGCTRSQKLWQVEMPLALPTILLGLNQTIMMGLFMVAITALIGTQDLGQEINRARTDADPGLALVAGLSIAFFGIAAARIIGRAAARRKRDLGLA; this is translated from the coding sequence GTGAACGGCGGCGCGCTCCCCGACCTCGCAGGTCGCTTCGGCTGGCTGCTCGCGCCCGTCGGGGTCACGCTGCTGGCGCTCGCGCTGCCCGCCGCCTGGACTGCGCAGGTGGCCGACTGGACGCTGCCGCTGGCGCGCTGGATCCGCGGCCTGTTCGAATGGCTCGGCCGCGAGCTGGTCTTCTGGACCTGGACCGACGCGGAGGGCAAAGAGCAGGCCTTTGCCTTTCGCGACATCACCCGCGGCATCGCCTGGCTGATCGAGCAGCCGCTGAACCTGTCGCGCAGCCTGTTCGAGCGCGGCTTCCGCGATTTCCTCGGCATCAAGGACCTCGACATCGCCCGCCTGCCCTGGCCGTTCCTGACCGTCATGGCCGGCGTGTTCGGCCACTATGTCGGCGGCTGGCGCATGGCGGCGCTGGGCGCCGGCGGCTTCCTCTACTTCGTGCTGTTCGGCGTCTGGGACGACGCGATGAAGACCTTCGTGCTGGTCATCGTCACCGTGCCGGTCGCCGCGCTGGCCGGCCTCGCACTCGGTATCGCGGCCGCCCGCCATCCGCGGTTCGAGCGGGTGCTGACGCCGTTCCTCGACATCATGCAGAGCACGCCGCACTTCGCCTATCTGGTGCCGGTGGTCGTGCTGTTCGGCTTCGGCCTGGTGCCGGCGCTGATCGCGACCGCCATCTTCGCGGCGCCGCCGATGGTGCGCTGCGCGATCCTGGGCATCCGCACCGTGCCGGCCCCGGTCGCCGAGGCCGGCACCATGGCCGGCACCACCGCGCGCCAGCAGCTGTGGAAGGTGCTGCTGCCGGCGGCGCGGCCGACGCTGATGGTCGGCGTCAACCAGGTGATCATGCAGACCCTGGCGATGGTTGTGATCGCCTCGCTGATCGGTGCGGCCGGCCTCGGCAACGCGCTGCTGCATGCGCTGGAGATGCTGCGCATCGGCGTCGCGCTCGAACTCGGCCTCGCCATCGTGGTGATGGCCATCGTGCTCGACCGGCTGAGCCAGGCCTATGCGCAGCTCAAGCCGCAGCACCGCGAGCCCGGACTCGGCTGGCTGCGCCGGCATCCGCATCTGGCGCTGGCGCTGGCGCTCGGTACCGTCGCCATCCTGCTCGGCGCCGTCGCCGAGCCCCTGCACAGCTGGCCGGACGACTGGTCGGTGACCACCGCCCCGGTGTGGGATGCATTGGTCGACTGGATCGCCACCCATCTCTACGAACCGCTGCAGGCGTTCCGCGACTTCATGCTGGTCAGCGTGCTGATCCCGCTGCGCGACGCGCTGCTGTGGCTGCCGATGCCCGGCGTCGTCGCCCTGGTCGCGGCGATCGGCTGGCGGGTCGGCGGCTGGCGGCTGGGGCTGCTGTGCGCCGCCCTGATGCTGTTCCCGGCACTGAACGGGCTGTGGCGGCCGGCGATGGTCACCGTCTACATGATCGGCTCGGCGGTGGTGCTGTGCATCCTCATCGGCTTCCCGATCGGGCTGGCCGCATCGCGCAACGACCGGGTCTCCCGTGCGGTCACCATCGTCTGCGACACCCTGCAGACCTTCCCGTCGTTCATCTATCTGATTCCCGTGGTGATGCTGTTCAAGGTGTCGGACCTGTCGGCGATCCTGGCGGTGATCGTCTATGCGACCGTGCCGATGATCCGTTACACCAACCTGGGCCTGCGCGGTGTTTCCCGTGAAACGGTCGAGGCGGCGACGGCGATGGGCTGCACCCGCTCCCAGAAACTGTGGCAGGTGGAGATGCCGCTGGCGCTGCCGACCATCCTGCTCGGCCTCAACCAGACCATCATGATGGGGCTGTTCATGGTGGCGATCACCGCGCTGATCGGCACCCAGGATCTGGGCCAGGAGATCAACCGCGCACGCACCGACGCCGACCCCGGGCTGGCGCTGGTCGCCGGCCTGTCGATCGCCTTCTTCGGCATTGCCGCCGCCCGGATCATCGGCCGGGCGGCGGCGCGGCGGAAGCGGGACCTGGGGTTGGCATAG
- a CDS encoding uracil-DNA glycosylase — MGVPERSPAEAGVRQLLDWYRAIGVDEAVGATPVRDFEPPQRMRPAAPAAGPATGSAGEAAATAPRPATVSPVSRSQPPARQPGLIEASDEARRSAAAAQTLDALRAAVEAYDGCPLKATAMHTVFADGNPQAAVMIVGEAPGADEDRQGLPFVGPSGQLMDRMFACIRLDRSSLYITNILPWRPPGNRQPTAAEIGACLPFCRRHIELVRPRLLVLAGGTAAKTLLDVSDGIMKLRGSWRRYQSPGLDRPIDAIAIFHPAYLLRTTNQKRLAWRDLLAIKDKLAEGG, encoded by the coding sequence ATGGGCGTGCCGGAGCGCAGCCCGGCGGAGGCCGGGGTCCGACAGCTGCTGGACTGGTACCGCGCGATCGGCGTCGACGAGGCGGTGGGCGCGACTCCGGTGCGCGACTTCGAGCCGCCGCAGCGCATGCGGCCGGCGGCACCGGCGGCCGGGCCGGCAACCGGTTCGGCGGGCGAAGCGGCAGCAACCGCGCCGCGGCCGGCGACGGTGTCGCCGGTGTCGCGGTCGCAGCCTCCGGCGCGCCAGCCGGGGCTGATCGAGGCCAGCGACGAGGCCAGGCGCAGCGCCGCCGCGGCCCAGACGCTGGACGCGCTGCGCGCCGCGGTCGAGGCCTATGACGGCTGTCCGCTGAAGGCGACCGCCATGCACACCGTGTTCGCCGACGGCAATCCGCAGGCGGCGGTAATGATCGTCGGCGAAGCGCCGGGGGCCGACGAGGACCGCCAGGGCCTGCCCTTCGTCGGGCCCAGCGGCCAGCTGATGGATCGCATGTTCGCCTGCATCAGGCTGGACCGTTCGTCGCTCTACATCACCAACATCCTGCCGTGGCGGCCGCCGGGCAACCGCCAGCCGACGGCGGCGGAGATCGGCGCCTGCCTGCCGTTCTGCCGCCGCCATATCGAGCTGGTGCGGCCGCGCCTGCTGGTCCTGGCCGGCGGCACCGCCGCGAAGACGCTGCTGGACGTCAGCGACGGCATCATGAAGCTGCGCGGCAGCTGGCGGCGCTACCAGTCGCCGGGCCTGGACCGGCCGATCGACGCCATCGCGATCTTCCACCCGGCCTATCTGCTGCGCACGACCAACCAGAAGCGGCTGGCATGGCGCGACCTGCTGGCGATCAAGGACAAGCTGGCGGAGGGCGGCTGA